A single Ascochyta rabiei chromosome 4, complete sequence DNA region contains:
- a CDS encoding Cellobiose dehydrogenase (acceptor), translating to MSSPRILFNSGIGPSDQISIVESGSTRVTLPPKSEWGESPVGFVRDHTILILSFNVPGGTSILNQTELRSPSEEILDLYAHGSGPLAQSWNRLTSYTTVTNDDGHTTFVQIDTVALANNTVTFLVAITHNSTSTGTLGITSEGKTEWMKNPHLQTDSDKEAIIKAVDELLAISRLPNSTLVYSGPANSTGASVLEYALSAKDPMTVVIGGQHMIGTTIMGTDDGTKNGTSVVDTNCKVYGTGNLRLYITTE from the coding sequence ATGTCGAGTCCTCGTATCCTGTTCAACTCCGGTATTGGCCCATCAGACCAGATCAGTATCGTCGAATCAGGCTCAACCAGAGTTACGCTCCCACCTAAGAGCGAATGGGGTGAATCTCCAGTCGGCTTCGTTCGAGACCATACAATCCTCATACTCTCGTTCAACGTTCCTGGAGGCACGAGCATCCTCAACCAGACCGAACTCAGGAGCCCTAGTGAAGAAATTCTTGACCTCTATGCACATGGCTCAGGCCCTCTCGCACAGTCTTGGAATCGTCTCACATCCTACACAACCGTCACAAACGACGATGGACACACAACTTTTGTTCAGATAGACACAGTAGCACTGGCAAACAACACAGTCACATTCCTCGTAGCCATCACACACAACTCCACTTCAACCGGTACTCTCGGCATTACATCCGAAGGCAAAACGGAGTGGATGAAGAACCCACACTTACAAACTGACTCCGACAAAGAGGCAATTATAAAAGCTGTCGACGAGCTCTTAGCCATAAGCCGTCTACCCAACAGCACCCTGGTATACAGTGGTCCTGCAAACTCGACTGGCGCGTCCGTCCTCGAGTACGCGCTTAGTGCCAAGGACCCCATGACGGTCGTCATCGGAGGGCAACACATGATAGGTACCACGATTATGGGCACGGATGACGGAACGAAGAATGGCACCAGCGTGGTCGACACCAATTGTAAGGTGTATGGCACAGGTAATCTGAGACTTTATATTACGACCGAATGA